In the Ruminococcus sp. OA3 genome, one interval contains:
- the ugpC gene encoding sn-glycerol-3-phosphate ABC transporter ATP-binding protein UgpC, which produces MAGITFKHVKKVYPGNVAVVPDLNLEIKDKEFIVLVGPSGCGKSTTLRMIAGLEEITDGELYIGDRVVNNVPPKNRDIAMVFQNYALYPHMTVYKNIAFGLKLRKTPKEEIDQKVHEVAKILDLEPLLNRKPKALSGGQRQRVALGRAMVRKPSVFLLDEPLSNLDAKLRTSMRSEISKLHKRLDTTFVYVTHDQTEAMTMGDRICVMKDGIIQQFDIPQVLYSAPCNLFVAGFIGSPQMNFMEAQIAEENGKLYAKFAGTALPMTREKSEKLRDYIGKTVILGIRPEDFLPAGGKEAGTITAYVDLVEPMGAEMNLYLQCDEKKMVVRMPGEYQVKEETECTLAVKADKIHVFDKGTQLAICH; this is translated from the coding sequence ATGGCAGGTATAACATTTAAACACGTGAAAAAAGTGTATCCGGGTAACGTGGCGGTTGTCCCGGATCTGAATCTGGAGATTAAAGACAAGGAGTTTATCGTGCTTGTCGGGCCGTCAGGATGCGGAAAGTCGACAACATTGCGGATGATCGCAGGGCTGGAGGAGATCACAGACGGCGAGCTGTATATCGGTGACCGCGTGGTAAATAACGTTCCGCCGAAGAACAGGGATATCGCGATGGTATTTCAGAATTATGCGCTGTATCCGCACATGACGGTATATAAAAATATTGCATTTGGTCTGAAACTGAGGAAGACACCAAAAGAGGAGATTGATCAGAAAGTACATGAAGTGGCTAAGATTCTGGATCTGGAGCCGTTACTGAACCGTAAGCCGAAAGCACTCTCGGGCGGACAGCGGCAGAGGGTAGCACTGGGACGCGCGATGGTTCGCAAGCCTTCGGTATTTTTGCTGGATGAACCGCTTTCCAACCTGGATGCAAAATTGCGTACTTCCATGCGATCCGAAATCAGCAAGCTGCATAAGCGGTTAGACACGACTTTTGTGTATGTCACTCACGATCAGACAGAGGCAATGACGATGGGAGACCGCATCTGTGTGATGAAGGATGGTATCATTCAGCAATTTGACATACCGCAGGTGCTGTACAGCGCACCGTGTAACCTGTTTGTCGCCGGATTTATTGGGTCTCCGCAAATGAATTTTATGGAAGCACAGATCGCGGAAGAAAACGGGAAACTCTATGCAAAGTTTGCAGGAACGGCACTGCCAATGACCCGGGAAAAATCAGAAAAGCTGCGGGACTATATTGGGAAGACAGTGATTTTAGGCATTCGCCCCGAGGATTTCCTGCCGGCGGGCGGCAAAGAGGCGGGGACGATTACCGCATATGTGGATCTGGTGGAACCGATGGGTGCAGAGATGAACCTGTATCTGCAGTGCGATGAGAAGAAGATGGTGGTCCGCATGCCGGGAGAATATCAGGTAAAAGAGGAAACAGAATGTACGCTGGCGGTGAAAGCGGACAAGATTCATGTGTTTGACAAAGGTACGCAACTGGCGATCTGCCACTGA
- a CDS encoding FGGY-family carbohydrate kinase yields MKHEHILGIELGSTRIKAVLTDVNYQEIASGSHQWENHYENGLWTYAEAEIWEGLQCCYKNMAEDYERRFGEALTEISAIGLSGMMHGYLVFDEAGNLLTPFRTWRNTNTGQAADELTKLFSFPVPQRWSIAHLYQAILNQEPHVKAVRYMTTLSGYVHWKLTGKRVLGVGDASGMFPINRETATYDEAMLAAFDERIVDEKFPWRCRDILPDVCKAGEDAGHLTEEGAGMLDVTGNLKAGSVLCPPEGDAGTGMVAANAVRPCTGNVSAGTSIFAMVVLEKPLAEVHPEIDIVTTPEGSQVAMVHCNNCTSEINEWASLFQELLRGMGVEKTDAQLYQLLFESAAISDGDCGGVLCCNYHSGEPIVKMEEGLPMLIHRTEGHLSLGNFMRAQLYAAVATLKIGFDIIRKEGIRVDYLTGHGGLFKTPEVGQRILSEALKVPVCTMDHAGEGGAWGIALLAAYRLRQGMDGSLDDFLSQCVFRDTHRTTICAKEEEQRCFDIYMKQYDNLLNIERVAIEELYEGHR; encoded by the coding sequence ATGAAACACGAACATATATTGGGGATCGAGCTTGGATCCACCCGTATAAAGGCAGTGCTGACGGATGTGAACTATCAGGAGATTGCGTCCGGAAGCCATCAATGGGAAAACCATTATGAAAATGGCCTGTGGACATACGCAGAGGCGGAAATATGGGAGGGACTGCAGTGCTGCTATAAAAACATGGCAGAAGATTACGAACGCAGGTTTGGAGAAGCACTGACGGAAATTTCGGCCATCGGTCTCAGCGGCATGATGCACGGTTATCTCGTTTTTGACGAGGCGGGAAACCTGCTGACGCCGTTTCGCACATGGCGGAATACGAATACCGGGCAGGCGGCAGATGAACTGACGAAACTGTTTTCCTTTCCTGTTCCGCAGCGATGGAGCATTGCACATCTATACCAGGCAATCCTGAATCAGGAACCACATGTGAAAGCAGTGCGCTACATGACGACTTTGTCAGGTTATGTGCACTGGAAACTAACGGGAAAAAGGGTTCTCGGAGTAGGAGATGCGTCTGGAATGTTTCCAATTAACAGAGAAACTGCAACCTATGACGAGGCGATGCTCGCAGCTTTTGATGAGCGTATAGTAGATGAGAAGTTCCCGTGGAGATGCAGGGACATTCTCCCTGATGTATGCAAAGCAGGTGAGGATGCAGGGCATTTGACCGAGGAGGGGGCAGGGATGCTGGACGTGACAGGGAATCTGAAGGCCGGCAGTGTATTGTGTCCTCCGGAGGGAGATGCGGGAACCGGTATGGTTGCGGCAAATGCCGTGCGCCCCTGCACCGGAAATGTCTCCGCGGGCACGTCCATCTTTGCCATGGTCGTCTTGGAAAAACCGCTTGCGGAGGTGCATCCGGAGATCGACATTGTCACGACGCCGGAGGGATCACAGGTAGCGATGGTACACTGTAATAACTGTACGTCTGAGATCAATGAATGGGCGTCTTTATTTCAGGAATTGCTGCGGGGGATGGGTGTGGAAAAAACAGACGCCCAACTGTATCAGCTCCTGTTTGAAAGTGCTGCCATCAGCGACGGTGACTGCGGCGGTGTGTTATGCTGCAACTATCATTCCGGTGAGCCGATTGTGAAGATGGAAGAGGGACTGCCGATGCTCATACATCGGACAGAGGGGCATCTGAGTCTGGGGAATTTCATGAGGGCTCAGCTGTATGCAGCGGTGGCAACGCTGAAGATCGGATTTGATATCATCAGAAAGGAAGGGATCCGCGTCGACTATCTCACCGGGCACGGCGGACTGTTTAAAACGCCGGAAGTCGGACAGAGAATTTTATCGGAAGCATTGAAGGTTCCCGTATGTACAATGGACCATGCCGGAGAGGGAGGTGCGTGGGGCATTGCACTTCTGGCAGCTTATCGTCTCAGACAGGGAATGGATGGCTCCCTGGATGATTTCCTGAGCCAATGTGTCTTTCGTGATACACACCGGACAACCATCTGTGCAAAGGAAGAGGAACAGAGATGCTTTGATATTTACATGAAACAATACGATAATCTGCTGAACATAGAGCGGGTGGCCATAGAAGAACTGTATGAAGGGCACCGGTAG
- a CDS encoding L-ribulose-5-phosphate 4-epimerase, whose amino-acid sequence MLEELKEKVWEANMLLPKYALITFTWGNVSGIDRSRGLVVIKPSGVAYENMKPEDMVVVDLEGTVLEGKWKPSSDTPTHLELYKNFCDIGGVVHTHSRWATTFAQAGLEIPPLGTTHSDYFYGAVPCTRTMTPEEINGEYEKETGKVIIETFRDLDPQTIPAVVVHSHGPFTWGESPEKAVEYAVVLEECAGMAWQDLLVSNNTVRPIQKELLDRHYLRKHGQNAYYGQTV is encoded by the coding sequence ATGCTGGAAGAACTAAAAGAAAAAGTGTGGGAAGCAAATATGCTTTTGCCGAAATATGCGCTGATCACGTTTACATGGGGGAATGTTTCCGGGATTGACCGTAGCAGGGGACTGGTTGTAATTAAACCATCCGGTGTGGCGTATGAGAATATGAAACCGGAGGACATGGTTGTTGTGGACCTTGAAGGCACAGTTTTAGAAGGAAAATGGAAACCGTCCTCAGATACGCCGACCCACCTGGAATTGTATAAGAATTTCTGCGATATCGGCGGTGTGGTTCATACACATTCGAGATGGGCGACGACATTTGCGCAGGCAGGCCTGGAAATTCCTCCGCTTGGAACGACGCACAGTGATTATTTTTATGGAGCGGTTCCCTGTACGCGTACTATGACTCCTGAGGAAATAAACGGGGAATATGAAAAAGAGACCGGTAAAGTAATTATAGAAACATTTCGGGATCTGGACCCACAGACGATTCCTGCAGTTGTGGTACACAGTCATGGTCCCTTCACATGGGGGGAGAGTCCGGAAAAAGCGGTGGAATATGCAGTTGTTCTGGAAGAATGTGCAGGAATGGCCTGGCAGGATCTGCTGGTTTCCAACAATACGGTACGACCGATTCAAAAAGAGCTGCTGGATCGGCACTACTTGCGTAAGCATGGACAAAATGCTTACTATGGACAAACAGTATAA